GAATTATATTTCAGAGAGTTTGCCAAACAAATTAAAGATTTACATGAGTATATTCCCGGGCCTGATATGGGCAGTGATGAGGAGTCTATGGGATGGATTTATGATGAGATTAAACGAGCTGTTGGACTTCCTGAACGCATGGGCGGCTTGCCCTTAGATAAACTCGGCGCAACAGGCTTTGGGCTTTCAGAATGTGCAGAGGTCTCATGCCCCTATGCTGGCATAAGGCTTAAAGGTGCACGGGTAGCGATTCAGGGATTCGGAAGCGTTGGCAGGGCAGCGGCAAGGTTTCTTTCGGAAAAAGGCGCAATCATAGTTGCGGCAAGCGACACGAAAGGGACGATTCACAATCCGGAGGGTCTTGATCTCAAGTGTCTTTTTGAGACAAAGGATGCAACGGGCAGCGTTATAAATTGCAAAAAGGGCACAGCGAAAAAAATGGAAGAGATATTCTCACTTGACTGCGATATACTTATTCCGGCTGCAACCCCTGATGTTATACACAAGGACAATGTAAATGACATTAAGGCAAAACTTGTTCTTGAAGGGGCCAACATTCCCGCAACAAAAGAGGCTGAGGATATACTGCATAAAAAAGGCGTCGTCGTGGTCCCTGATTTCATAGCAAACGCAGGCGGTGTTATAATGGCTGCAATGGAATATGCCAGGAAGATTGAGAAAGAGGCATTTGAGGCCATAGCAGCAAGGATTAAGACAAACACAAAGCTCATCCTTGAACAATCAAAAACTGAAGGCGCCCTGCCCCGCCATGTTGCAGAGCAGATTGCAAAAGAAAGGGTTCTAAAGGCAATGGAGGGGTAACTACCCCTTCTTCCAATACGGATTTGCTATATCCTCAAATGCAGTTAAGGCAGCTACTGCTCCCTGCGAGACTGCGGTAACAATCTGCTTTACCCCTCCTGTAATGTCGCCTGCCGCATATACAAGCGGCATTGAGGTCCTCATCTTATCATCAACCTTAATGTAGCCCTCTTCGTCCATCTTTAAGCTGAGTTTTTCTGCTATATCATTATTCGGCTCGTAGCCTATTGCCACAAAAACAGCATCTGCCTTGATGATATTTGTATTGCCTGTCTTTGTGTCCTCGACTTTGACTTTTTCAACGATCCTGTCGCCTGTAATTTCTTTTATGGAAGTATTCCACATAACAGGCATATTCCTCTGAAATACGCTCTGCTGAAGCCTGTCTTCCGCCCTGAATGCGTCCCTCCTGTGAACTATCGTTACATGGGCGCCAAGGCTGTCAAGATAAAGCGCATCTGTGAGCG
This DNA window, taken from Nitrospirota bacterium, encodes the following:
- a CDS encoding Glu/Leu/Phe/Val dehydrogenase → MTEIVFDELGPSKIIHIYSPKSGLKAIVVVDNIALGPSIGGVRVSPSVSATEVARLARTMTMKNSIAGLPHGGGKAGIIANHKDPKKELYFREFAKQIKDLHEYIPGPDMGSDEESMGWIYDEIKRAVGLPERMGGLPLDKLGATGFGLSECAEVSCPYAGIRLKGARVAIQGFGSVGRAAARFLSEKGAIIVAASDTKGTIHNPEGLDLKCLFETKDATGSVINCKKGTAKKMEEIFSLDCDILIPAATPDVIHKDNVNDIKAKLVLEGANIPATKEAEDILHKKGVVVVPDFIANAGGVIMAAMEYARKIEKEAFEAIAARIKTNTKLILEQSKTEGALPRHVAEQIAKERVLKAMEG